The following are encoded in a window of Variovorax paradoxus genomic DNA:
- a CDS encoding inositol monophosphatase family protein — translation MSSPNLHPMLNVAVKAARAAGAIINRAALDVEAVRISQKQVNDFVTEVDHASEKVIIETLLGAYPGHGILAEESGTEYGAKDSEFVWIIDPLDGTTNFIHGFPVYCVSIALSVRGKIEQAVVFDPSRNDLFTATKGRGAYMNERRIRVSKRVKLSECLISTGFPFRTGDNFKQYLAIMADMMPRMAGLRRPGAAALDLAYVAAGFTDGFFETGLNPWDVAAGSLLVTEAGGLIGNFTGEPDFLDQRECLAGAPRVYGQLVPLLAKYSKFANVDDKLRASDRVRAVSASTRSTPDDASTDLYARSTVTDQTAASLDGSVEAPAAAPAAPAAPRKLTRIKREAPAEGDASAK, via the coding sequence ATGTCGTCCCCCAACCTGCATCCTATGCTCAATGTGGCCGTCAAGGCCGCACGCGCCGCCGGCGCCATCATCAATCGCGCTGCCCTCGACGTCGAGGCCGTGCGCATCTCCCAGAAGCAGGTCAACGACTTCGTCACCGAAGTCGATCACGCCAGCGAGAAGGTCATCATCGAGACCTTACTGGGCGCGTACCCGGGGCACGGCATCCTGGCCGAAGAATCGGGCACCGAATACGGTGCCAAAGACTCCGAATTCGTCTGGATCATCGATCCGCTCGACGGCACCACCAATTTCATCCACGGCTTCCCGGTCTACTGCGTGTCGATCGCGCTGTCGGTGCGCGGCAAGATCGAGCAGGCGGTCGTTTTCGACCCGTCGCGCAACGACCTGTTCACAGCCACCAAGGGCCGCGGCGCCTACATGAACGAGCGCCGCATCCGCGTGTCCAAGCGCGTGAAGCTCAGCGAGTGCCTCATTTCCACCGGCTTCCCGTTCCGCACCGGTGACAACTTCAAGCAGTACCTGGCCATCATGGCGGACATGATGCCCCGCATGGCCGGCCTGCGCCGCCCCGGCGCCGCTGCGCTCGACCTGGCCTACGTGGCCGCCGGCTTCACCGACGGCTTCTTCGAAACCGGCCTGAACCCCTGGGACGTGGCCGCCGGCTCGCTGCTGGTGACCGAGGCCGGTGGTCTCATCGGCAACTTCACGGGCGAGCCCGACTTCCTCGACCAGCGTGAATGCCTGGCCGGCGCCCCGCGCGTGTACGGCCAGCTGGTGCCGCTGCTCGCCAAGTACTCCAAGTTCGCCAACGTGGACGACAAGCTGCGCGCCAGCGACCGCGTGCGCGCCGTGTCGGCCTCGACCCGCTCGACGCCCGACGACGCCTCGACCGACCTGTACGCCCGCAGCACCGTGACCGACCAGACCGCCGCCTCGCTCGACGGCAGCGTGGAAGCCCCCGCGGCTGCACCCGCCGCGCCGGCCGCCCCGCGCAAGCTCACCCGCATCAAGCGCGAGGCGCCCGCCGAGGGCGACGCCTCCGCCAAGTGA
- a CDS encoding RNA methyltransferase: MRTRFILIQTSHAGNVGAAARAMKTMGFDDLVLVTPRWANVLRREETIQRASGALDVLNNARIVETLDEALDGVTHLCATAMIPRDFGPPTRTPREHLEPLGKQGDQHVAFLFGSERFGMRNEDVYRCNVALTIPTDPKFGSLNLGAAIQVVAYEWRLALGGYGVREAIAPVQAADAQAVAGMLDHWERSLVDIGFLDPAAPKKLMPRLQQLFNRAQPTPEEIHILRGIAKAMSDATRPPRGS; the protein is encoded by the coding sequence ATGCGCACCCGTTTCATCCTCATCCAGACCAGCCACGCCGGCAATGTGGGCGCCGCCGCCCGCGCCATGAAGACCATGGGTTTCGACGACCTGGTGCTGGTGACGCCCCGCTGGGCCAACGTGCTGCGGCGCGAGGAAACCATCCAGCGCGCCAGCGGCGCCCTGGACGTGCTGAACAACGCGCGCATCGTCGAGACGCTCGATGAAGCGCTCGACGGCGTGACCCACCTGTGCGCCACCGCCATGATCCCGCGCGACTTCGGCCCGCCCACGCGCACGCCGCGCGAGCACCTGGAGCCGCTGGGCAAGCAGGGCGACCAGCACGTGGCGTTCCTGTTCGGTTCCGAGCGCTTCGGCATGCGCAACGAGGACGTCTACCGCTGCAACGTGGCGCTGACCATTCCCACCGACCCGAAGTTCGGCTCGCTCAACCTGGGCGCGGCCATCCAGGTGGTGGCCTACGAATGGCGCCTGGCGCTGGGCGGCTACGGCGTGCGCGAGGCCATCGCGCCGGTGCAGGCGGCCGACGCGCAGGCCGTGGCCGGCATGCTCGACCACTGGGAGCGCTCGCTGGTCGACATCGGCTTTCTCGACCCGGCGGCGCCCAAGAAGCTCATGCCGCGGCTGCAGCAACTGTTCAATCGCGCGCAGCCCACGCCTGAGGAAATCCACATCCTGCGCGGCATTGCCAAGGCCATGAGCGACGCGACCCGGCCGCCGCGCGGCAGCTGA